One Panicum virgatum strain AP13 chromosome 3N, P.virgatum_v5, whole genome shotgun sequence DNA segment encodes these proteins:
- the LOC120666482 gene encoding pentatricopeptide repeat-containing protein At2g31400, chloroplastic-like: protein MATHFTPSQAHAASHKAAHHHSASAAAAVTATATARLHASAPPASASAAAAALCPPHLLAAASPASSSSAACPPAHNPIFVGPGAPWVQQPQRAAAAAAALGPEFRRTRTTRTISKRTRGGGGSAGAQDRGRVSSAAAGRCVNKLLRVGPEDRRALGAALSSFRGELVAPEDYYQVLRELGDRDKSAYRAFEVFYAALPLVGGGAVEKGKLLTATIGALGKMGRPDLARRAFDTGIAGGYGNTVFAHSALISAYARSGLATEAMGVLELMKGAGLRPTTVSYNAVIDACGKGGVDLTFTLGYFRQMLHDGLCPDRKTFNSLLAACSRAGHLEDARAVFDEMIHLGSGRDIYTYNTFVDAICKCGNMELAMQVVLDMEANNVNPNVVTYSTLMDGFSKLEKYDEALKLRGKMKSLGIQLDRVCYNTLLAIYVKTGKYDEIATACEEMESLGIEKDTVTYNSLINGYGKQGRLDMVAFLVQDMRAQGVAPSVLTYSTLIDIYSKAGMHGDAFNVYLDFKESGLKADVVLFSSFIDTLAKNGLVECALSLLDEMMRMGIKPNVVTYNTIIDAFGKSKILTEEDPEIGDMGIVGVYCGQIVRSANPATRGGRSAIDVRMRGSQELFFILELFQKMVQQGVRPNVVTFSAILNACSRCNSFEDAALLLEQLRLFDNFVYGVAYGLLMGHQEVWSQARSLFNQLGRMDSPTSSAFYNALTDVLWHFGQRQGAQQVVLEGVNRRVWENTWSEFCLDLHLMSCGAAQAMVHAWLLNVRSIVFEGRAMPEFLSILTGWGKHSKIAGSSTLRRVIEALLLSIGAPFQVERFNIGRFVSPSAVVAAWLRESGTINILLLRNERVQHANLSNLVPRLQALQL from the exons atGGCGACGCACTTCACGCCGTCACAGGCGCACGCGGCGTCGCACAAAGCGGCGCACCACCActcggcgtcggccgcggccgccgtcacggccacggccaccgcgcgcctgcacgcctccgcgccgccggcctcggcgtcggccgcggcggcggcgctgtgcccgccgcacctcctcgcggcggcgtccccggcctcctcctcctccgcggcatGCCCGCCCGCCCACAACCCCATCTTCGTCGGCCCCGGCGCGCCGTGGGTGCAGCAGCCCCAGCGcgccgctgcggcggccgcggcgcttgGCCCGGAGTTCCGGCGCACGCGCACCACCCGGACCATCTCCAAGCGCACCCGGGGGGGCGGTGGCAGCGCGGGAGCCCAGGACCGCGGCCGCGTGTCCTCGGCTGCCGCGGGGCGCTGCGTCAACAAGCTGCTCCGCGTGGGGCCTGAAGACCGGCGAGCACTTGGTGCGGCTCTTTCGTCCTTCCGGGGTGAGCTAGTCGCTCCTGAGGACTACTACCAGGTCCTCCGGGAGCTCGGCGACAGGGATAAATCGGCATACCGTGCCTTTGAGGTGTTTTATGCTGCCTTGCCTCTTGTTGGCGGTGGTGCTGTCGAGAAAGGCAAACTTCTGACTGCCACCATTGGTGCGCTTGGCAAGATGGGCCGACCAGACCTGGCAAGGAGGGCTTTTGATACTGGCATTGCTGGGGGATATGGCAACACAGTGTTTGCTCACTCTGCCCTCATCTCAGCTTATGCTAGGAGTGGACTCGCAACTGAGGCCATGGGGGTGCTCGAGTTGATGAAGGGTGCAGGCTTGCGGCCTACTACAGTGTCATACAATGCTGTTATTGATGCATGCGGAAAAGGGGGTGTCGACCTTACATTCACACTTGGGTATTTCCGTCAGATGCTGCATGATGGGCTCTGTCCAGACCGCAAGACGTTTAATTCACTTCTTGCGGCATGTAGCCGGGCTGGCCATTTGGAAGATGCTCGTGCTGTCTTTGATGAAATGATCCATCTTGGGAGTGGGCGTGACATTTACACTTACAACACATTTGTCGATGCAATTTGCAAGTGTGGCAACATGGAGCTGGCTATGCAGGTTGTCTTGGATATGGAAGCAAACAATGTCAATCCAAATGTTGTTACATATAGTACGCTTATGGATGGCTTCTCCAAACTGGAGAAATATGATGAAGCACTCAAGTTGCGTGGAAAAATGAAGTCTTTGGGAATTCAACTGGACCGAGTTTGCTACAACACCTTGCTGGCCATATATGTGAAGACAGGGAAGTATGATGAAATTGCTACTGCGTGTGAAGAGATGGAGAGTTTGGGTATTGAGAAGGACACTGTCACTTACAATTCCTTGATTAATGGATATGGAAAGCAAGGACGCTTGGATATGGTTGCTTTCCTTGTTCAAGATATGCGGGCGCAAGGTGTAGCTCCTAGTGTGCTGACATACTCAACTTTGATAGATATCTATTCAAAGGCAGGAATGCATGGAGATGCATTTAATGTCTACTTGGATTTTAAGGAGTCTGGTCTAAAGGCAGATGTTGTTCTGTTCAGCTCTTTTATTGATACGTTGGCCAAGAATGGTTTGGTAGAGTGTGCTTTGTCTTTGCTTGATGAGATGATGAGGATGGGTATCAAGCCAAATGTTGTAACCTACAACACAATTATTGATGCGTTTGGCAAATCTAAGATTCTTACTGAGGAGGATCCTGAGATTGGAGACATGGGAATTGTTGGGGTGTATTGTGGCCAGATTGTAAGGTCTGCTAATCCAGCTACCAGAGGAGGCCGTTCTGCCATTGATGTTCGGATGAGGGGGTCCCAGGAATTATTTTTCATTCTGGAATTATTTCAGAAGATGGTCCAGCAGGGTGTACGACCAAATGTTGTAACGTTTTCTGCGATCCTGAATGCTTGCAG TCGCTGTAATAGTTTTGAAGATGCAGCCCTTTTACTGGAACAGCTTCGCTTGTTTGATAACTTTGTATACGGGGTTGCGTATGGGCTTCTGATGGGCCATCAAGAAGTTTGGTCTCAAGCACGGTCCCTCTTTAATCAGTTGGGACGCATGGATTCTCCAACATCTTCTGCCTTTTACAATGCTCTTACTGATGTGCTGTGGCATTTTGGCCAG AGACAAGGAGCTCAGCAAGTTGTGCTCGAAGGGGTAAACCGTCGTGTTTGGGAGAACACGTGGAGCGAGTTCTGCCTGGACCTGCACCTTATGTCATGTGGTGCAGCTCAAGCAATGGTTCATGCATGGCTCCTGAATGTACGCTCTATAGTCTTCGAAGGACGAGCTATGCCTGAATTTTTAAG CATTCTGACAGGATGGGGAAAACATAGCAAGATAGCTGGTTCAAGCACTCTCCGACGTGTTATTGAAGCATTGCTCCTTTCAATTGGAGCACCGTTTCAGGTTGAGCGCTTTAATATTGGAAGGTTTGTGTCACCTAGTGCTGTGGTGGCTGCCTGGTTGAGAGAGTCTGGCACCATTAACATTCTTCTCCTCCGCAATGAGCGAGTACAGCATGCAAATCTGTCCAATCTGGTACCGAGGTTACAGGCGTTGCAGTTGTAG
- the LOC120666483 gene encoding dual specificity protein kinase shkD-like, which translates to MEFSEELLKKIRELEVGQAQLKQEMSKLIPGVGERRRSQSVSPRRGVPVPPPPPPSKGTPPGRRLSGGFEGGPQAWARGSASFPHSSPLQKEGRATGSGDASTSARLPERQYSRVLQSLGQSVHILDLDGRIIYWNQSAENLFGYPASEALGQDALMLLVDSGDHNVVHDIFRRISMGESWTGKFPVKNRGGDRFSAIATNTPFYDEDGSLVGIICVSSDSRQLEQIFCRPPTPARPQPESSRTSCDGSCSNTSRITNLLNRSTFDPQEPLQSTLASKITNLATKVTNKVHSRVRTDENGIEREGGSGESQCSDRGAKEEPTSSGTTTPRGDAPRVPFAMEHSPGKSTNPNSDESGEGKVGLHRILSSKAEALLNKKGISWPWKGRENEGPDERNHVILPWLHGDQENGPNHRKVSDSSIAPDAQGAEHNQPSKNEASGSWSSFNNNSTSSASSTGSTNSSALYKVDHEADCLDYEILWEDLVIGEQIGQGSCGTVYHALWYGSDVAVKVFSKQEYSEDVIQTFRQEVSLMKKLRHPNIILFMGAVTSPQRLCIVTEFLPRGSLFRLLQRSGTKLDVRRRIHMALDIARGMNYLHHSSSPIIHRDLKSSNLLVDKHWTVKVADFGLSRIKRETFLTTKTGKGTPQWMAPEVLRNEPSDEKSDVYSYGVILWELVTQKIPWENLNSMQVIGAVGFMNQRLDIPNDVDLQWTSIILSCWESDPQQRPSFQELLERLRELQRRYAIQQRNAKNSIEE; encoded by the exons atGGAGTTTAGCGAGGAGCTCCTGAAGAAGATCCGGGAGCTGGAGGTTGGGCAGGCGCAGCTCAAGCAGGAGATGTCTAAGCTAATACCCGGCgtcggggagcggcggcgctcacAGTCGGtctcgccgcggcgcggcgtgccggtgccgccgccaccgccgccttcgAAGGGGACGCCGCCGGGGAGGCGCCTGTCCGGGGGGTTCGAGGGCGGCCCACAGGCGTGGGCCCGGGGGTCGGCTTCGTTCCCGCACTCGTCCCCGCTGCAGAAGGAGGGCCGCGCCACGGGCTCTGGAGACGCCAGCACCAGCGCTAGGCTGCCTGAGAGGCAGTACTCCAGGGTTCTGCAGTCGCTGGGGCAGTCCGTCCACATTCTGGACCTCGACGGGAGGATCATATACTG GAATCAGTCTGCGGAGAATCTGTTTGGCTATCCTGCATCTGAAGCCCTTGGTCAGGATGCCCTCATGCTTCTGGTTGATTCCGGTGACCACAATGTGGTACATGACATCTTCCGACGTATTTCTATGGGTGAAAGTTGGACTGGGAAGTTTCCAGTTAAAAACAGGGGTGGAGATAGGTTTTCAGCTATTGCCACCAACACGCCTTTCTATGATGAGGATGGCAGTTTGGTGGGTATCATTTGTGTTTCAAGTGATTCCCGCCAATTGGAGCAGATATTTTGTAGGCCTCCAACTCCTGCAAGGCCACAACCAGAATCGTCTAGGACATCTTGTGATGGTAGTTGCAGCAACACCAGTCGCATAACCAACTTGTTGAACAGAAGTACTTTTGATCCTCAGGAACCCCTGCAAAGCACTTTAGCGTCTAAGATAACAAATTTG GCTACCAAGGTCACAAATAAAGTTCATTCTCGGGTCAGGACAGATGAGAATGGCATAGAACGGGAAGGTGGCAGTGGTGAGAGTCAGTGCTCTGATCGTGGTGCCAAGGAAGAGCCAACGTCTAGCGGAACAACTACTCCAAGAGGGGATGCACCACGTGTCCCCTTTGCTATGGAGCACTCGCCTGGGAAATCAACCAACCCAAACAGTGATGAATCAGGTGAAGGAAAAGTAGGGTTACACAGGATTTTGAGTTCAAAGGCAGAGGCACTACTGAACAAGAAAGGGATATCATGGCCTTGGAAAGGGCGGGAGAATGAGGGACCTGATGAAAGAAATCATGTGATATTGCCATGGTTGCATGGTGACCAAGAGAATGGCCCGAATCATCGGAAGGTTTCTGATTCTAGCATAGCTCCGGACGCCCAAGGTGCTGAACACAACCAGCCTAGCAAAAATGAGGCTTCAGGTTCCTGGTCCTCTTTCAACAATAACAGCACAAGCAGTGCAAGCAGCACTGGAAGCACTAACAGCAGTGCTCTCTACAAAGTAGATCATGAAGCGGATTGTCTGGATTATGAGATCCTGTGGGAAGACCTCGTCATTGGAGAACAAATAGGTCAAG GCTCTTGTGGGACAGTGTATCATGCTTTATGGTATGGTTCG GATGTGGCTGTTAAAGTTTTTTCCAAGCAAGAATATTCAGAAGATGTGATACAGACCTTTCGGCAAGAG GTATCCCTTATGAAGAAACTGCGCCATCCTAACATTATACTCTTCATGGGTGCGGTTACATCTCCACAACGCCTCTGTATCGTAACAGagttcctccctcg GGGAAGCTTGTTTCGCTTACTTCAAAGGAGCGGCACCAAGTTGGATGTGAGACGGCGCATTCACATGGCTTTAGATATT GCAAGGGGCATGAATTATCTTCACCATTCCAGCTCACCTATCATACATCGAGATTTGAAATCATCTAATCTTCTGGTTGATAAGCACTGGACTGTGAAG GTGGCAGACTTTGGTCTTTCACGTATCAAGCGCGAAACTTTTCTGACAACAAAAACTGGGAAAGGAACA CCGCAATGGATGGCACCAGAGGTGTTGCGGAATGAACCTTCAGATGAGAA GTCTGATGTGTATAGCTATGGGGTGATCCTGTGGGAACTTGTTACGCAGAAGATACCATGGGAAAATTTAAACTCGATGCAG GTCATTGGTGCAGTTGGTTTCATGAACCAAAGGTTGGATATTCCTAACGATGTGGATCTGCAATGGACATCAATTATCCTAAGCTGTTGGGAAAG TGACCCACAGCAGCGCCCATCATTTCAAGAACTTTTGGAGAGGCTCCGAGAGCTGCAAAGACGTTACGCCATCCAGCAGCGGAACGCAAAGAACAGCATCGAGGAGTGA